Proteins encoded by one window of Azospirillum brasilense:
- the epmA gene encoding EF-P lysine aminoacylase EpmA, with protein sequence MSPVTPSWAPETFARRRPHLAVRGRVLGAVRRFFEENAFLEVDTPALQVSPGMEPHLQAFATELVGPHPDDRLRLHLHTSPEFAMKKLLVAGLPRIYQIAHVFRNGERSATHAPEFSMLEWYRAGEGYRTLIRDCEDLVREAAVAAGRTRFDFRGMTCDPFKEWRVLTVQDAFREYAGIDLLETFDGSHDPDPAPLAAMARAIGIAPHDGDRWEDIVFRIMFERIEPHLGAGVPCVLTDYPVCMAALSRPKPEDPRLAERFELYACGLELANAFGELTDARAQRARFEADMDLKERIYGDRFPVDEDFLAALEHGMPECSGIALGFDRLVMLCSGAERIDEVLWLPVAGG encoded by the coding sequence ATGTCCCCCGTCACGCCGTCCTGGGCTCCCGAGACCTTCGCCCGCCGCCGCCCTCATCTGGCCGTGCGCGGCCGCGTGCTGGGCGCCGTCCGCCGCTTCTTCGAGGAGAACGCCTTCCTGGAGGTGGACACCCCGGCGCTCCAGGTCTCGCCGGGGATGGAGCCGCATCTCCAGGCCTTCGCGACGGAGCTGGTGGGGCCGCACCCCGACGACCGGCTGCGGCTGCACCTGCACACCAGCCCCGAATTCGCCATGAAGAAGCTGCTGGTGGCCGGGCTGCCGCGCATCTACCAGATCGCCCACGTCTTCCGGAACGGCGAGCGGTCGGCCACCCACGCCCCGGAATTCTCCATGCTCGAGTGGTACCGGGCGGGGGAGGGCTACCGGACGCTGATCCGCGACTGCGAGGATCTGGTGCGCGAGGCCGCCGTCGCCGCGGGGCGGACGCGATTCGACTTCCGCGGCATGACCTGCGACCCCTTCAAGGAGTGGCGGGTGCTGACCGTGCAGGACGCTTTCCGGGAATACGCCGGGATCGACCTGCTGGAGACCTTCGACGGCAGCCACGACCCCGACCCGGCCCCACTGGCCGCCATGGCGCGGGCCATCGGCATCGCTCCGCACGACGGGGACCGCTGGGAGGACATCGTCTTCCGCATCATGTTCGAGCGGATCGAGCCGCATCTGGGCGCGGGCGTGCCCTGCGTGCTGACCGACTATCCCGTCTGCATGGCCGCCCTGTCGCGCCCCAAGCCGGAGGACCCGCGGCTGGCCGAGCGGTTCGAACTGTACGCCTGCGGCCTGGAACTCGCCAACGCCTTCGGCGAACTGACCGACGCCCGTGCCCAGCGCGCCCGCTTCGAGGCGGATATGGACCTGAAGGAGCGGATTTACGGCGACCGCTTCCCGGTGGACGAGGATTTCCTCGCCGCGCTGGAGCACGGCATGCCGGAGTGCAGCGGCATCGCGCTGGGCTTCGACCGGCTGGTCATGCTGTGCAGCGGGGCGGAGCGCATCGACGAGGTGCTGTGGCTGCCGGTGGCGGGGGGCTGA
- the efp gene encoding elongation factor P: MKVNANTMRPGHVLEHNGKLWVITKTAIVQPGKGGAFIQLEMKDVRTGNKSIERFRTQETVERARLDEHEMTFLFAEGDSYTFMDKESYEQTAIPGEIIGDQKVFLQDGMEVTVQSFEGAPLGVEIPGKVTLQITEADPVVKGQTASSSYKPAKLENGVSILVPPHIESGTRVVVDTQTGEYVERAKD; the protein is encoded by the coding sequence ATGAAGGTCAACGCCAACACGATGCGTCCCGGCCATGTGCTGGAGCATAACGGGAAGCTCTGGGTCATCACGAAGACCGCCATCGTCCAGCCCGGCAAGGGCGGCGCCTTCATCCAGCTTGAAATGAAGGATGTGCGCACCGGCAACAAGTCGATCGAGCGCTTCCGCACCCAGGAGACGGTCGAGCGCGCCCGCCTGGACGAGCACGAGATGACCTTCCTGTTTGCCGAAGGCGACAGCTACACCTTCATGGACAAGGAAAGCTACGAGCAGACCGCCATCCCCGGCGAGATCATCGGCGACCAGAAGGTCTTCCTGCAGGACGGCATGGAAGTCACCGTGCAGTCCTTCGAAGGCGCGCCGCTCGGCGTCGAGATCCCCGGCAAGGTCACCCTGCAGATCACCGAGGCCGACCCGGTGGTGAAGGGCCAGACGGCCTCCTCCTCCTACAAGCCGGCGAAGCTGGAGAACGGCGTGTCGATCCTGGTGCCGCCGCACATCGAGTCGGGCACCCGCGTCGTCGTCGACACCCAGACCGGCGAGTATGTCGAGCGCGCCAAGGACTGA
- a CDS encoding inositol monophosphatase family protein, translated as MATRSALINVMVRAAEKAARGLVRDFGEVEHLQVSRKGPADFVSAADMKAEKLLREELQKARPDFGFLMEETGASKGSDPTARWIVDPLDGTTNFLHGIPHWAISIAAEKNGEIVAGVVYEPVHDQMFWAEKGQGAFLNHQRLRVSERRNLADAVIATGIPFKGRGDHAGFLVEAEALMKEVAGIRRFGAASLDLAYVAAGRYDGYWERGLAPWDAAAGQLLVTEAGGFVGEIGGGRNPVFGGTILAANAHFHLPIAKILRGAAERKVRSAPAGAAGAADAGQG; from the coding sequence ATGGCCACCCGCTCCGCCCTTATCAACGTGATGGTCCGCGCCGCCGAAAAGGCGGCCCGCGGCCTTGTCCGCGACTTCGGCGAGGTCGAGCACCTCCAGGTGTCGCGCAAGGGCCCGGCGGACTTCGTGTCCGCCGCCGACATGAAGGCGGAAAAGCTGCTGCGCGAAGAGTTGCAGAAGGCCCGCCCGGACTTCGGCTTCCTCATGGAGGAGACGGGCGCCAGCAAGGGCAGCGACCCGACCGCCCGCTGGATCGTCGATCCGCTGGACGGCACCACCAACTTCCTGCACGGCATCCCGCACTGGGCGATCTCCATCGCCGCGGAGAAGAACGGCGAGATCGTCGCCGGCGTCGTGTACGAGCCGGTGCACGACCAGATGTTCTGGGCCGAGAAGGGCCAGGGCGCCTTCCTGAACCACCAGCGCCTGCGCGTGTCGGAGCGCCGCAACCTCGCCGACGCGGTGATCGCCACCGGCATCCCCTTCAAGGGCCGCGGCGACCATGCCGGTTTCCTGGTGGAGGCCGAGGCCCTGATGAAGGAGGTCGCGGGCATCCGCCGCTTCGGCGCCGCCTCGCTCGACCTCGCCTACGTCGCGGCGGGCCGCTACGACGGCTATTGGGAGCGCGGGCTCGCCCCCTGGGACGCCGCGGCCGGCCAGCTTCTGGTCACCGAGGCCGGCGGCTTCGTCGGTGAGATCGGCGGCGGGCGCAACCCGGTGTTCGGCGGCACGATTCTGGCGGCCAACGCCCACTTCCATCTGCCGATCGCCAAGATCCTGCGCGGTGCTGCGGAACGCAAGGTGCGCTCCGCTCCCGCCGGAGCGGCCGGGGCGGCGGACGCCGGTCAGGGCTGA
- a CDS encoding OmpA family protein translates to MSRSPNAPAGRSVPLRVLPAAAAVALSLAATACSSPGGAPPQTSAAPPQTAAANTGGLTLENAQPLPIPPRPDIFPPPAPPPPPVFRAPTLMTAPDLPQISIGPTPPPPALPEGAPPVPAANRPAASPPPDRTQTAALPPPTPKAPAAPAQPRMEPLTVLFDGTATALPEPAQTRLNAIAERMNANPQLRLQIRSYASGTPETAREARQLSLARALAVRERLGTAGIASTRVDIRALGMEAAGGAPDRLDVEFLNQ, encoded by the coding sequence ATGAGCCGTTCTCCGAACGCGCCCGCCGGGCGGTCGGTACCCCTGCGCGTCCTCCCCGCCGCCGCGGCCGTGGCGCTGTCCCTGGCCGCGACCGCCTGCTCCTCCCCCGGCGGCGCGCCGCCCCAGACCAGCGCCGCCCCGCCCCAGACCGCCGCCGCCAACACGGGCGGGCTGACGTTGGAGAACGCGCAGCCGCTGCCGATCCCGCCGCGGCCCGACATCTTCCCGCCGCCGGCCCCGCCGCCGCCGCCCGTCTTCCGGGCGCCGACCCTGATGACGGCGCCGGACCTGCCGCAGATTTCGATCGGTCCCACGCCACCGCCGCCGGCCCTGCCGGAAGGCGCGCCTCCGGTCCCGGCCGCGAACCGGCCGGCGGCATCGCCGCCGCCCGACCGGACCCAGACCGCCGCCTTGCCGCCGCCGACTCCGAAGGCGCCCGCAGCACCCGCCCAGCCCCGCATGGAGCCGCTGACCGTTCTGTTCGACGGCACCGCCACCGCTTTGCCCGAACCGGCCCAGACGCGTCTGAACGCCATCGCGGAGCGCATGAACGCCAACCCGCAGCTTCGCCTGCAGATCCGTTCCTACGCCAGCGGCACGCCGGAGACGGCGCGCGAGGCGCGGCAGCTGTCGCTCGCCCGCGCGCTGGCCGTGCGCGAACGGCTGGGGACCGCCGGCATCGCCAGCACGCGCGTCGACATCCGCGCCCTGGGTATGGAGGCGGCGGGCGGCGCGCCGGATCGGCTGGACGTGGAGTTCCTGAACCAGTGA